The proteins below come from a single Cannabis sativa cultivar Pink pepper isolate KNU-18-1 chromosome 3, ASM2916894v1, whole genome shotgun sequence genomic window:
- the LOC115709756 gene encoding calcium sensing receptor, chloroplastic — MAMEMTIQASATTNNNTRPQLSTPKTFFKPQIRPSSVSLPASSTTITLLGLFTPLHEAKALTLPKDQITSSLTEFEKTIDQVQQVGSSVYDTTGHVLQVLINAARPVIEVALPIAKQAGEQALKIASPFVSEASKTAQEAIQSSGFDTQPVLTAAKTVAGAAQQTSNVIEGVRPIASSTFETMSSSDPLTIVGSAGALFLTYLLLPPVWSVISFNFRGYKGQLTPAQTLDLISTKNYIMIDIRTEKEKDKAGIPRLPSSAKNKMIAIPLEEVPNKLQGLVRNVKKLQAEIAALKISYLKRINKGSSIVILDSYSDSAKIVAKTLTSLGFKNCWTVADGFSGGRGWLQSRLGVDSYNFSFAEVISPSRIIPSSVRRFGTTSNTSQSAQKLLPE; from the exons ATGGCAATGGAGATGACCATCCAAGCTTCAGCCACCACCAACAACAACACAAGACCTCAATTGTCTACTCCTAAAACTTTTTTCAAGCCCCAAATTAGACCATCTTCTGTTTCTCTACCTGCATCATCAACTACAATCACTCTCTTGGGCCTCTTCACACCTCTTCACGAGGCCAAGGCTCTCACTCTCCCCAAGGACCAGATTACTTCTTCCTTAACTGAA TTTGAGAAGACAATTGACCAAGTTCAGCAAGTGGGTTCGAGTGTCTATGACACTACAGGAcatgttcttcaagttttgataaATGCTGCGAGGCCTGTCATTGAAGTGGCATTACCAATTGCAAAGCAGGCTGGAGAACAGGCTTTGAAGATAGCTTCTCCATTTGTGTCTGAGGCTTCAAAGACAGCCCAAGAGGCAATTCAAAGCTCCGGCTTCGACACACAGCCGGTTCTGACTGCTGCAAAG ACTGTTGCTGGTGCAGCACAGCAGACAAGCAATGTAATTGAAGGGGTCAGGCCAATTGCTTCATCAACTTTTGAAACAATGTCTTCTTCAGACCCTCTTACAATTGTAGGATCTGCCGGAGCATTGTTCCTTACCTACCTTCTCCTTCCTCCAGTCTGGTCTGTCATTTCATTTAACTTCCGCGGTTACAAAG GTCAACTTACTCCAGCTCAAACCCTTGATCTTATATCGACGAAGAATTACATTATGATTGATATTCGAACAGAGAAGGAGAAGGACAAGGCTGGCATTCCTCGCCTTCCATCTAGTGCTAAAAACAAAATGATTGCCATTCC TTTGGAAGAGGTGCCTAACAAGCTACAAGGCCTCGTTAGAAATGTAAAGAAACTACAGGCTGAAATAGCAGCTCTGAAGATTTCTTATCTGAAGAGAATCAACAAAGGCTCCAGCATTGTCATATTGGATTC GTATTCGGATTCGGCTAAGATAGTGGCTAAAACTTTAACTAGTCTTGGCTTCAAGAACTGCTGGACTGTGGCTGATGGCTTCTCCGGAGGCAGAGGGTGGCTGCAGAGTCGTCTAGGGGTAGATTCATACAACTTCTCGTTTGCAGAGGTCATTTCACCATCTCGGATCATTCCCTCATCAGTAAGACGTTTTGGTACAACCAGCAACACATCTCAGTCTGCTCAAAAATTGCTTCCAGAATGA
- the LOC115709749 gene encoding putative disease resistance protein At1g50180, with the protein MAEYVVPLVVEKLASQLMEEAISLSKGKEHVEWIEAELRRMQCFLKDADAKQDKDARISNWVVDIREVAFDADDFIDTYIYKTNGQREKGLVMCFKRYSHLFFLCELVSNFKINKNISRIKSKIHEIADSKLTYGIENIRQKSEGATLTVSELQERRISSPHHFEDDIIGLDEDIKRLESQLIYGQSCRSVLSIIGMAGLGKTTLAKMIYHSNGIKNNFDCCAWIYVSQEYSAEEVLRDLAKKVMGFSKIELEKMHREDLVEEISKFLQRRRYVIVLDDIWKKQVWDNLKDAFPDSKNGSRIMLTTRFKDIAIHADPRSPPHEPSLLNDEESWQLLSRKISLQWNAVTSLPPWTDELGKKIVKKCGGLPLAIVVLGGLLSRREASYNEWLKVLQSVHWQLRQDTIQCADILALSYFDLPFYLKPCFLYFGLFPEDFEISASRLILLWVAEGFVQPRGQEPIEDVSEDYLEELVGRSMVQVATRNSNGRIKTCRMHDLLRELAIAKATEDRFLHVIHGESRAGSIRTLSRSRRLAIHFNFPPSKKTTINLRSLLCFDLNEPVKVQVKRFKLLRVLDLEGSYISKLDSAIGKLIHLRYLGLRGTWLKNLPRSLRYLSNLETLDLRSTLINPFPDEILRLQQLRHLYFSDVQPMVSIPPTIPSTYLPDLQTLKGLFISEISRSDIEDFLSKLTTMRSLSLHGRLCIKKEHLGNWVAKLKSLECLKLNATRLMTEDTIHAAVPEWDLSCLTHLYKIHLAGSMQKMFDIQYFPTNLSELTLTQSWLMEDPMKTLEKLRSLRVLKLKHAAYVGREITCSSGGFVQLQLLKLSFMNSVETFRIEEGAMPNLRELEIVQCKLKIVPRGLWPVQSLKSVKLGFMPGHDIGLKIQEREGENWYRIEHVLPI; encoded by the coding sequence ATGGCAGAATATGTTGTTCCCCTAGTGGTAGAAAAGTTGGCAAGCCAACTTATGGAGGAAGCCATTTCCTTGTCAAAAGGGAAGGAACATGTCGAATGGATCGAAGCAGAACTAAGGCGAATGCAGTGCTTTCTCAAAGATGCAGATGCTAAGCAGGATAAGGATGCAAGGATTAGCAATTGGGTGGTAGATATAAGAGAAGTTGCTTTTGATGCAGATGATTTCATTGATACTTATATTTACAAAACAAATGGACAAAGAGAGAAGGGTCTTGTCATGTGTTTCAAGAGGTACTCTCATCTATTTTTCTTATGCGAATTAGTTTCTAACTTCAAAATCAACAAGAATATCAGTAGGATCAAATCaaaaatccatgaaatagcagatagcaaattaacttatggtattgAAAACATAAGGCAAAAGAGTGAAGGGGCAACTTTAACAGTTAGTGAACTACAGGAGAGGAGAATATCTTCTCCTCATCATTTTGAGGATGATATTATTGGTTTGGATGAAGACATAAAAAGATTAGAATCTCAGTTGATTTATGGACAGTCGTGTCGATCTGTACTCTCCATAATTGGTATGGCAGGTTTAGGCAAGACCACTTTGGCTAAGATGATTTACCATAGCAatggaataaaaaataattttgactGTTGTGCTTGGATTTATGTCTCTCAAGAATATAGTGCAGAAGAAGTTTTGAGGGATTTGGCGAAAAAAGTCATGGGCTTTTCTAAGATAGAGTTGGAAAAGATGCATAGAGAAGATTTGGTAGAAGAAATTTCGAAGTTTCTACAGAGGAGAAGATATGTCATAGTTTTGGATGACATATGGAAGAAACAAGTGTGGGATAATCTGAAAGATGCTTTTCCTGACTCGAAAAATGGAAGTCGAATCATGCTCACTACTCGTTTCAAAGATATTGCTATACATGCTGATCCGAGAAGTCCACCCCATGAACCAAGTCTTCTTAATGATGAGGAAAGTTGGCAACTACTTTCCAGAAAGATCTCCCTACAATGGAATGCAGTTACAAGTTTGCCTCCATGGACTGATGAGCttggaaaaaaaattgttaaaaaatgtGGGGGATTGCCTCTAGCGATTGTAGTACTAGGTGGACTCTTGTCGAGAAGGGAAGCTTCCTATAATGAGTGGCTCAAGGTTTTGCAAAGTGTTCATTGGCAGCTAAGACAAGACACTATACAATGCGCAGACATCTTAGCTTTAAGCTACTTTGATTTGCCTTTCTACCTGAAGCCATGCTTTCTTTACTTTGGTCTTTTTCCTGAAGACTTTGAGATATCTGCTAGTAGGTTGATCTTGTTGTGGGTTGCAGAAGGATTTGTGCAACCAAGAGGTCAAGAGCCAATAGAAGATGTCTCTGAAGACTACTTAGAAGAGCTTGTAGGAAGAAGCATGGTTCAAGTTGCTACAAGGAACTCAAAcggaaggatcaaaacttgtcGTATGCATGATCTTTTGAGAGAACTCGCTATAGCAAAAGCTACAGAAGACAGATTTCTTCATGTCATCCATGGTGAAAGTAGAGCTGGTTCTATAAGGACCCTCTCAAGAAGTCGTCGACTTGCTATACACTTCAATTTTCCCCCATCTAAGAAGACAACAATTAATTTACGCTCCTTGTTATGCTTTGACCTCAATGAGCCAGTTAAAGTTCAAGTAAAGAGGTTTAAACTACTGAGAGTTCTTGATTTAGAAGGTTCATATATATCCAAGCTTGACTCAGCTATTGGAAAGCTTATTCATTTAAGATATTTGGGACTGAGAGGTACTTGGTTGAAAAATCTCCCACGTTCTCTACGCTATCTTTCCAATTTGGAAACTCTAGATCTGAGATCAACTCTAATTAATCCATTCCCAGATGAGATTTTGAGGCTGCAACAACTGAGACACTTGTATTTTAGTGATGTCCAACCAATGGTGTCAATACCACCCACCATCCCTAGTACATATCTCCCTGACCTCCAGACATTAAAGGGTTTATTTATCAGTGAGATTAGTAGAAGTGATATAGAGGATTTCTTGAGCAAGCTAACCACAATGAGATCATTGAGTTTGCATGGTCGTCTTTGTATTAAGAAAGAACACTTGGGAAATTGGGTTGCCAAGTTGAAAAGCCTTGAATGTTTAAAGCTCAATGCAACAAGACTTATGACCGAGGATACAATTCATGCAGCAGTTCCGGAGTGGGATTTGTCATGCCTCACTCATCTTTACAAGATACATTTAGCAGGGAGTATGCAAAAGATGTTTGACATACAATACTTCCCAACAAATCTTTCTGAGTTGACCTTGACACAATCCTGGCTAATGGAAGATCCCATGAAGACGCTTGAGAAACTGAGAAGCCTGAGAGTTTTGAAACTAAAGCATGCAGCATACGTAGGCAGAGAAATCACTTGCTCAAGTGGAGGCTTTGTTCAGCTTCAGTTGTTGAAGCTCTCATTCATGAACTCGGTAGAAACCTTCAGAATAGAGGAAGGAGCAATGCCAAATCTGAGAGAATTGGAGATTGTTCAGTGTAAATTGAAGATTGTTCCAAGAGGCCTATGGCCAGTGCAATCTCTCAAAAGCGTGAAGTTGGGATTTATGCCTGGTCATGATATTGGACTTAAGATTCAAGAACGTGAGGGAGAGAATTGGTATAGAATAGAACATGTTCTTCCAATATAA